A segment of the Homoserinimonas aerilata genome:
CAGGCGACCCCCTGCTGGCGCTCTTTGGTGACAAGACCCCCAACCCGGCGGTGCTGGAGCAGCTCCGCGAGCAGTACCACCTCAACGAGCCCTTCATCGTGCAGTACTGGTACTACATGACGGGTCTGTTCCAGGGCGACTTCGGCACGGCGTACTCGGGTGAACCGACCACCGAGATCCTGGCCCGCACCTTCCCAGTCACGATCAGGCTCGCGGTCCTCGCGCTCATCTTCCAGTCGGTCGCCGGAATTGCCGTCGGCCTCGTCTCCGGGCTGCGCAAGGGCGGAATCTTCGACTCGAGCTTCCTCATCATCAGCCTCGTGTTCCTCTCGCTGCCGATCTTCGTGATCGCCTTCGTCGCCCAGTTCGTATTCGGCATCCAACTCGGCTGGGCCCGTACGACCGTGGGATCGGGGGCCCCGCTGCAGGACCTCATCATGCCCGCCATCGTGCTCGCGACGGTGAGCTTCGCGCAGATCGTGCGTCTCACCCGTTCCTCCGTGATCGAGACGCAGCAGCTCGACTTCGTGCGCACCGCATACGGCAAGGGCCTCAGCCGCGGCCGGGTCATTCCTGTGCACATCCTGCGCAACTCGCTCATCCCCGTGACGACCTACATCGGCACGGACTTCGGTGTTCTGCTCGTCGGCGCGACCGTCACGGAGGGCATCTTCAACGTGCCCGGCGTCGGCCGCACGCTGTACCAGGCAATCATCCGCGGCGAGGGCCCGACGGTCGTGTCGTTCGTGACCGTCATGGTGCTCATCTATCTGCTCGTCAACCTCGTCGTCGACCTGCTGTACGCCGTACTCGACCCCAGGATCCGCTATGTCAAGTAACACGCCATCCGGGCGTCGGCCCGGTCATTTCGTCGCCCCCCTCGAGGAGACGCCGCTCGTCGCGATCGACAGCGTCAACATCGACGAGAAGCGCAGCAACCTCTGGCTGGACGCCTGGCGCGACCTGCGCAAGCGCCCGATGTTCTGGATCTCCTCCGCGCTCATCCTGCTCATCGTCATCGTCGCGCTCTTCCCCAGCTGGTTCACCCAGCTGGCTCCGAACAGCAACTGTTTTCTGGCCGTCAGCAACGACGGCCCCACGGCGGGGCATCCGCTCGGCTTCACGAAGCGTGGCTGCGACGTCTTCGCCCGCATCGTCTTCGGCGCCTCGACGTCGATCTCGGTCGGGATGATCGTCATTCTGATCACCACCACACTGGGCCTCCTGGCGGGTGCGATCAGCGGCTTCTACGGCGGTTGGATCGACGCGGTCATCTCTCGCGTCGGTGACATCTTCTTCTCGATCCCGTACATCCTCGCGGCCGTCGTCGTCATGTCGGTGCTGAGCAGGTACCGCAGCGTGTGGGTCCTCTCGCTCGCGATCGGCCTGTTCGCCTGGCCCGTCGTCGCGCGCGTGCTGAGGTCGGAGATCCTGAGGGTCAAGCAGTCGGACTTCGTGATGGCGGCGGAGGCGCTCGGCGTCTCGCGCTTCCGCATCCTGCTCAAGCATGTGCTGCCGAACTCGATCGCCCCCGTCATCGTCATCACGACCCTGTCGCTCGCCGGTGCGATCGTCGCCGAGGCGACCCTGTCGTTCCTCGGTGTCGGCCTCGGCAGCTCGACCATGTCCTGGGGTCTTGACATCAGCGCGGCGCAGAACGATCTGCGAACCAACCCGATGACGTTGATCTATCCGTCGATCGCCCTGTCCGTCACGGTGTTCGCCTTCATCATGCTGGGAGAGTTGCTGCGCGACGCCCTCGATCCGAAGGCGAGGGCCCAGCGATGAGCGCGACCGAACCACTGCTCGAGGTCAAGGATCTGCACGTCGGATTCCAGACCGCAGACGGCCTCGTCCCCGCCGTCAACGGAATCGACTTCACGATCATGCCCGGCGAGACCGTCGCCATCGTGGGGGAGTCCGGCTCCGGCAAGTCGACGACGGCGCACGCCATCATCAACCTGCTGCCCGGCTCCGGCCGCATCACCGGCGGCCAGGTGCTCTTCGAGGGCCGCGATCTCACCACGCTGGGGCGGCGCGAGATCGAGGATGTTCGGGGCCGCCTGATCGGCATCGTGCCCCAGGACCCGATGTCGAACCTGAACCCCGTGTGGAGCGTCGGGTTCCAGGTCGAGGAGACCATCCGTGCCAACGGCATCGCCACGGGCCGCAAGGAGGTCAAGGAGCACGCCATCCGCGTGCTCAAGGAGGCCGGGCTCGCCGACGCCGAGACACGCATGAAGCAGTTCCCGCACCAGTTCTCGGGCGGGATGCGCCAGCGTGTGCTCATCGGAATCGGCCTGTCGTCGCATCCGAAGCTCCTGATCGCCGACGAGCCGACCTCGGCTCTCGACGTGACGGTGCAGCGGCAGATCCTCGATCACCTGGGCACGCTCACAGGCGACGCGGGCACCGCCGTGCTGTTCATCACGCACGACCTGGGCCTCGCCGCGGAGCGCGCCGAGAAGCTCATCGTCATGTACAAGGGCAAGATCGTCGAGGCCGGCCCCTCGGTGGAGCTGCTGCAGAACCCGCAGCACCCCTACACGCAGCGCCTTGTGGCCGCAGCGCCGAGCCTCGCCTCACGTCGCATCCAGGCGTCGTCGCACGACCTCGCCACGCTGGACTACCACGCGACGGGTGCGACGGAGGGTTCCGATCTGATCGCGGCGGGCGAGGAGCGCGCGCAGCATCAGGTGGCGCAGACGGATGCCGAGCCGGCGATCGTCGTAGACAAGCTCACCAAGGTGTTCAAGATCCGTGGGGGCAAGGGCGGCGCGAAGGAGTTGCGGGCCGTCGACGAGGTCTCGTTCTCGATCCCGCGCGGCACGACGATGGCGCTCGTGGGGGAGTCGGGTTCCGGCAAGTCCACGGTCGCCCGCATGCTGCTCAAGCTGGAGACGGTCACGAGCGGGTCCATCCGCATCGGCGGAACCGACATCGCCGGCATGAACCGACGCCAGCTGTTCTCGCTGCGCAGCCGCATGCAGCCCGTCTTCCAGGACCCGTACGGTTCGCTCGACCCGCTGCGCAGCATCGGCAGCACCATCGCCGAGCCGCTGGTGACGCACAAGGTGGGAGATCACGCCTCGCGCAAGGCGCGTGTGCTGGAGCTTCTCGAGCAGGTCGCCCTGCCCTCGACGCTCATCTCGCGCTACCCCAACGAGCTCTCGGGAGGCCAGCGGCAGCGCGTGGCCGTGGCGCGGGCGCTCGCGCTCAAGCCCGAGATCGTCATCCTGGATGAGGCCGTCTCGGCGCTCGACGTGCTCGTGCAGGCGCAGATCCTGCAGCTGCTCGCCGAGCTGCAGTCGGAGTTGAACCTCACCTATCTGTTCATCACGCACGACCTCGCGGTGGTGCGCGTCATCGCCGACCATGTCAGCGTCATGTCGAAGGGCCGCATCGTCGAGTCCGCAACGACCGACGAGGTCTTCGACAACCCGCGCGAGCAGTACACGCGCGAGCTTCTCGACGCCATCCCCGGCGCCGGGATCAAGCTCGGCATCTGAGCAGTCGGCGCTCCGGCGTCATCCGCAGTTCGCAGCCGCTGAACGCACAGCCCTCGTGCCCACCGCACGGGGGCTGTGTGCCGGATGCCGTTCACACGGCGTTCAGGAGCGCGCCGGTACCATGGTGGGTCGGATGGGCAGATCGAAGGAGGATGTTCTGAGGCGGTCAGGTGCGATTGCCGCGGCCGCGGCACTTCTTCTGCTGCTCTCGGGATGCGAGGCCGGTTCCCTCGTCGTCGAAGGCAGCTCGGTGACGGTCGCCGTCAGCGATGGTTTCACCTCCTACAACCCCAATACGGGCTACGGAAGCGCCGTGCCGAGCAATGCGAGCGTCGTCGCGGCGACGAACTCCTCGTTCGTCTCCTACGACGCCACGCCCGAACTCGTGCCCGACGAGTCCTTCGGCAGCTACGAGGTCGTCTCGCAGGAGCCGTTCGCCGTGCGGTACACGATCGCCGACGGTGTGCGCTGGTCCGACGGAGTGGAGGTCGACGGGGCCGACCTGCTGCTGTCGTGGGCGGCGAACTCGACCGTGCTCAACGCATCCGACTTCGACGCATCCGAGTACATCGACGCGCGTACGGGCGAGTTCACCGATGAGTTCCCTGCTGACGTCGTCTGGTTCGACGGGTACACGGCGGGCGGACTGCAGCATGCCACCGCCGTTCCGAAGATCTCGGGCCGTTCGATCACGCTCGTGTTCGACCGCTTCGTGCCCGACTGGCAGCTCATGTTCGACGTCGGCCTGCCCGCGCACGTGGTGGCGGCCAAGGCGCTCGGTATCGACGATCCTGGCGAGGCGAAGCAGGCCCTCATCACGGCGGTGACACAGCGCGACAAGAAGCGCCTCGCCCCGCTCTCGCGCGTCTGGAACTCGGCGTTCAACTTCACCGAGACCCCGGATGATCCGGCACTGCTGGTGGGGAACGGGCCGTACACGGTCACCGAGATCGTCGCGGGCGACCACCTCGTGCTCACCGCGAACCCCGAATATCGGGGAGCGCACAGGCCGACGATCGCCGAGGTGACGGTGCGCTTCATCGCCGACCCGCTCGAGGCGGTCGGCCAGCTCGGCAGCGGGGCCGTCGACATCGTGGGGCCGCAGCCGACCGTCGACGTGATCAGCGCGCTCGACGCGCAGTCGGGCATCCGCATCTCGCACGGCGACGACGGCTCATTCGAGCAGCTCGAACTGCAGCACGACAAGAGCATGAACGGGGCCATCGAGGATGCGCGGGTGCGGCAGGCGCTGCTGCTCACGGTTCCGAGGGCAGACATCGTCGACGAACTGGTGCGCCCCCTGCAGCCGGACGCCCGCCCGCGGCTCTCGCATGTTCTGATGCCCGGCCAGGATGGCTACGAGGATGCGGCAGATGCCGAGGGGCCGGCCGCCTACGACACGGTAGACGTGCGGGCGGCGAAGAAGCTGCTGGCGGAGGCCGCCGCCGACGACCCGGCTCTCGCGAATCCTGTTGTGTGCGTTCTGTACGACCCAGCCAATCCGCGCCGCAGCGCCGAGTTCGGGCTCATCCGGGAGTCCGCCGCGCTCGCCGGCATCAGGGTGAGCGACTGCGCGAGCCCCGACTGGCGCAACCTGCTCGGCAACCCCGGCGCCTACGACGCGGCGCTGTACGGGCT
Coding sequences within it:
- a CDS encoding ABC transporter substrate-binding protein, coding for MGRSKEDVLRRSGAIAAAAALLLLLSGCEAGSLVVEGSSVTVAVSDGFTSYNPNTGYGSAVPSNASVVAATNSSFVSYDATPELVPDESFGSYEVVSQEPFAVRYTIADGVRWSDGVEVDGADLLLSWAANSTVLNASDFDASEYIDARTGEFTDEFPADVVWFDGYTAGGLQHATAVPKISGRSITLVFDRFVPDWQLMFDVGLPAHVVAAKALGIDDPGEAKQALITAVTQRDKKRLAPLSRVWNSAFNFTETPDDPALLVGNGPYTVTEIVAGDHLVLTANPEYRGAHRPTIAEVTVRFIADPLEAVGQLGSGAVDIVGPQPTVDVISALDAQSGIRISHGDDGSFEQLELQHDKSMNGAIEDARVRQALLLTVPRADIVDELVRPLQPDARPRLSHVLMPGQDGYEDAADAEGPAAYDTVDVRAAKKLLAEAAADDPALANPVVCVLYDPANPRRSAEFGLIRESAALAGIRVSDCASPDWRNLLGNPGAYDAALYGLHVDNLSGESVDARLRSDSSINSSHIADPELDELLDGLLVAEGAARTGILLEIDALLWAEGYGMPLYQFPTVTAVSDRVAGVERSPFAPTVLWNPWEWEPATAE
- a CDS encoding dipeptide ABC transporter ATP-binding protein, encoding MSATEPLLEVKDLHVGFQTADGLVPAVNGIDFTIMPGETVAIVGESGSGKSTTAHAIINLLPGSGRITGGQVLFEGRDLTTLGRREIEDVRGRLIGIVPQDPMSNLNPVWSVGFQVEETIRANGIATGRKEVKEHAIRVLKEAGLADAETRMKQFPHQFSGGMRQRVLIGIGLSSHPKLLIADEPTSALDVTVQRQILDHLGTLTGDAGTAVLFITHDLGLAAERAEKLIVMYKGKIVEAGPSVELLQNPQHPYTQRLVAAAPSLASRRIQASSHDLATLDYHATGATEGSDLIAAGEERAQHQVAQTDAEPAIVVDKLTKVFKIRGGKGGAKELRAVDEVSFSIPRGTTMALVGESGSGKSTVARMLLKLETVTSGSIRIGGTDIAGMNRRQLFSLRSRMQPVFQDPYGSLDPLRSIGSTIAEPLVTHKVGDHASRKARVLELLEQVALPSTLISRYPNELSGGQRQRVAVARALALKPEIVILDEAVSALDVLVQAQILQLLAELQSELNLTYLFITHDLAVVRVIADHVSVMSKGRIVESATTDEVFDNPREQYTRELLDAIPGAGIKLGI
- a CDS encoding ABC transporter permease, which gives rise to MPRYIMWRFLQAIPVFLGTTFLIYFMVFAMPGDPLLALFGDKTPNPAVLEQLREQYHLNEPFIVQYWYYMTGLFQGDFGTAYSGEPTTEILARTFPVTIRLAVLALIFQSVAGIAVGLVSGLRKGGIFDSSFLIISLVFLSLPIFVIAFVAQFVFGIQLGWARTTVGSGAPLQDLIMPAIVLATVSFAQIVRLTRSSVIETQQLDFVRTAYGKGLSRGRVIPVHILRNSLIPVTTYIGTDFGVLLVGATVTEGIFNVPGVGRTLYQAIIRGEGPTVVSFVTVMVLIYLLVNLVVDLLYAVLDPRIRYVK
- a CDS encoding ABC transporter permease; protein product: MSSNTPSGRRPGHFVAPLEETPLVAIDSVNIDEKRSNLWLDAWRDLRKRPMFWISSALILLIVIVALFPSWFTQLAPNSNCFLAVSNDGPTAGHPLGFTKRGCDVFARIVFGASTSISVGMIVILITTTLGLLAGAISGFYGGWIDAVISRVGDIFFSIPYILAAVVVMSVLSRYRSVWVLSLAIGLFAWPVVARVLRSEILRVKQSDFVMAAEALGVSRFRILLKHVLPNSIAPVIVITTLSLAGAIVAEATLSFLGVGLGSSTMSWGLDISAAQNDLRTNPMTLIYPSIALSVTVFAFIMLGELLRDALDPKARAQR